A genome region from Arthrobacter sp. V1I9 includes the following:
- a CDS encoding RNA polymerase sigma factor — MPEMDLPSPTPAIQRTLDAVWRIESAKIIATLAKVTGDVGMAEDLAQEALIDALTQWPGSGVPDNPGAWLTVVAKRKAIDAWRRRERLDERYRAIAHDLREVTEDQWQPIPDDVLRLVFTACHPVLSREGQVALTLRTVGGLTTEEIARMLLVPVATVQQRIVRAKKTLSAAQVPFDTPEPNEWNARLSAVLAVLYLIFTEGYAATTGDRWIRTEVANEALRLGRVLAGLLPREPEVHGLVALMEFQASRFAARVNRDGRPVLLADQDRSRWDRTQIGRGLTSLARADALGRGRGNYCLQAAIAQCHATARSFEGTDWNKIVLLYEALGRLAPSPVVELNHAVAVSMATGPAAALKIVDRLVAEGALRRSHLLPGIRGELLTKLGRIDEAKTELLQAAALTANEQQKDVLLKKAATL, encoded by the coding sequence ATGCCCGAGATGGACCTGCCCTCCCCCACGCCGGCTATTCAGCGGACCCTGGACGCGGTGTGGCGGATCGAAAGCGCCAAAATCATCGCAACACTTGCCAAGGTGACCGGCGATGTGGGGATGGCTGAAGATCTCGCGCAGGAAGCCCTGATCGACGCCCTGACGCAATGGCCCGGGTCGGGCGTCCCGGATAACCCGGGCGCCTGGCTCACGGTCGTGGCTAAACGCAAGGCAATAGATGCGTGGCGCCGCCGGGAGCGGCTCGACGAACGCTACCGCGCGATTGCCCACGACCTCAGGGAGGTGACTGAGGACCAGTGGCAGCCGATCCCCGATGACGTGCTTAGGCTCGTCTTCACCGCCTGCCACCCCGTGCTCTCCCGTGAGGGGCAGGTCGCCTTGACGCTGCGAACCGTCGGTGGCCTGACCACCGAGGAGATCGCACGGATGCTGCTCGTTCCCGTCGCCACCGTCCAGCAACGCATCGTTCGGGCAAAAAAGACTCTCTCGGCCGCCCAGGTGCCCTTCGACACCCCCGAACCGAACGAGTGGAACGCGCGCCTGAGCGCGGTACTGGCGGTGCTGTACCTCATCTTCACCGAAGGCTATGCCGCCACAACGGGCGACCGGTGGATCCGGACCGAGGTCGCCAACGAAGCACTGCGCCTTGGCCGCGTACTCGCCGGCCTGCTGCCACGGGAACCTGAAGTCCACGGACTCGTTGCGCTGATGGAATTCCAGGCGTCCCGGTTCGCCGCGCGCGTCAACCGCGACGGCCGCCCAGTCCTGCTCGCGGACCAGGACAGATCACGCTGGGACAGGACCCAAATCGGCCGTGGCCTCACATCCCTGGCACGGGCAGATGCGCTCGGCCGCGGAAGGGGAAACTACTGCCTCCAGGCTGCCATCGCCCAATGCCACGCGACCGCCCGCAGTTTCGAAGGAACCGACTGGAACAAAATCGTTCTGCTCTACGAAGCCCTCGGACGCCTGGCACCCAGCCCCGTCGTCGAACTCAACCACGCCGTAGCCGTTTCCATGGCCACCGGACCTGCCGCCGCCCTGAAGATCGTGGACCGCCTCGTTGCCGAGGGCGCCCTCCGCCGCTCACACCTTCTGCCCGGTATCAGAGGAGAACTGCTCACCAAACTCGGGAGAATCGACGAAGCCAAAACCGAACTGCTGCAGGCAGCCGCACTCACCGCCAACGAACAACAAAAAGACGTTCTGCTCAAAAAGGCAGCCACCCTCTGA
- a CDS encoding YciI family protein — translation MKFMLIMRSTDEAKKAYETADSEQIINAMGAYNESLMKAGVLLAGEGLSDDMSEAFVIDFSAENPIVTDGPYGETHELFNGFWIIQTASKEEAVQWASRCPLGPGSKLEVRRVTDMSDFEDFADNEYLQKEAGWREELNQP, via the coding sequence GTGAAGTTCATGCTGATCATGCGGTCTACCGATGAGGCGAAAAAGGCATACGAAACCGCGGATTCCGAGCAGATCATCAACGCCATGGGCGCCTACAACGAGTCCCTCATGAAGGCCGGGGTGCTGCTCGCCGGTGAAGGGCTCTCCGATGACATGAGCGAAGCGTTCGTTATCGACTTCTCAGCCGAGAACCCCATCGTGACCGACGGTCCATATGGGGAAACCCATGAACTGTTCAACGGTTTCTGGATCATCCAGACCGCCAGCAAGGAAGAAGCGGTCCAGTGGGCCAGCCGCTGCCCCCTTGGCCCGGGCAGCAAACTCGAAGTCCGCCGCGTGACCGATATGAGCGACTTTGAAGATTTCGCCGACAACGAGTACCTGCAAAAGGAAGCAGGTTGGCGCGAGGAACTCAACCAGCCCTAG
- a CDS encoding DUF4193 domain-containing protein, which yields MATDYDEVRSDVKESQERSLEDLQSANAPDARSVVTELDESDALDEGLTPGGEIVSEELIVQVIPQGADEFTCYSCFLVRHRSQRAREADGHSYCIECES from the coding sequence GTGGCAACTGATTATGACGAAGTGCGTTCCGACGTCAAGGAGTCCCAGGAGCGTTCACTGGAGGACTTGCAGTCCGCGAATGCCCCGGATGCCCGCAGCGTCGTCACGGAACTGGACGAGTCCGACGCACTCGATGAGGGACTGACTCCCGGGGGAGAAATTGTCTCTGAGGAGCTCATCGTTCAGGTCATTCCCCAGGGCGCGGATGAGTTCACCTGCTACTCCTGTTTCCTGGTCCGGCACCGGTCCCAACGGGCGCGGGAGGCGGACGGCCACTCATACTGCATCGAGTGCGAAAGCTAA